A window of the Calditrichia bacterium genome harbors these coding sequences:
- a CDS encoding lmo0937 family membrane protein, whose amino-acid sequence MFWTFVLILICLWLIGFLGGFMTSGFIHLLLVSSVVMILAKVMYRRNKLL is encoded by the coding sequence ATGTTTTGGACATTCGTTTTGATTCTTATCTGTCTATGGCTGATCGGTTTTTTAGGCGGCTTTATGACAAGTGGATTTATTCATTTGCTGTTGGTTAGCTCCGTCGTAATGATACTGGCAAAAGTGATGTACCGAAGAAACAAGCTATTATAA
- a CDS encoding site-2 protease family protein: MTRQKIPLGKIIGIPIGLDFSWFLIFGLLTWSLATSYYPTEFAGWSELMYWIMGAITAIMLFVSVLLHELGHSVVALQYKIPVRSITLFIFGGVAHIESEPPSATAEFRIAIAGPLVSFVLAVIFYFLKPVVAGTEPLFGLFKYLAFINFALVVFNLIPGYPLDGGRVFRAFVWHVTKSMRRATIIAANVGRAFGFIFIFFGVWQMFSGDLGSGIWIAFIGWFLDHAAAAQIHQITFQNQLSGYTVAQAMNSHCAAISEKLTLQQLVEDHILGSAQRCFLVNREEKPVGMMTLHRIKEVPRAEWPITHASQVMLPLEQLKRTTPETELWAALKQMDRDGVNQLPVMQENQVVGMLSRDDVITFLRTVQELGI; encoded by the coding sequence ATGACACGACAGAAAATACCTCTCGGAAAAATAATAGGAATCCCCATTGGTTTGGATTTTTCATGGTTTCTTATTTTTGGACTGCTTACCTGGTCACTGGCAACCAGTTACTATCCAACAGAGTTTGCCGGATGGTCAGAATTGATGTATTGGATTATGGGTGCTATTACAGCAATAATGCTTTTTGTAAGTGTGTTACTTCATGAGTTGGGGCATTCTGTAGTTGCATTGCAATATAAGATACCAGTGCGCAGTATTACGCTATTTATTTTTGGTGGTGTTGCACATATCGAATCAGAGCCGCCAAGTGCCACTGCCGAATTTCGCATTGCCATTGCGGGACCACTGGTGAGCTTTGTTTTGGCTGTGATCTTCTATTTCCTGAAACCCGTTGTCGCAGGTACAGAACCTTTGTTCGGTTTGTTTAAATATCTGGCATTTATCAATTTTGCATTGGTCGTTTTTAATTTGATTCCCGGTTACCCTTTGGATGGCGGTCGAGTATTTCGTGCATTTGTCTGGCATGTTACGAAAAGCATGCGTCGTGCAACAATTATCGCGGCGAATGTCGGTAGAGCTTTTGGATTTATTTTTATCTTTTTTGGGGTATGGCAAATGTTTTCCGGCGACTTAGGCAGTGGGATTTGGATTGCTTTTATTGGTTGGTTCCTGGATCATGCTGCTGCGGCACAGATACACCAGATCACTTTTCAGAATCAGCTATCCGGGTATACCGTTGCTCAGGCGATGAACAGTCATTGTGCTGCAATTTCAGAAAAATTGACGCTCCAGCAGTTAGTAGAGGATCATATCCTTGGTAGTGCTCAACGATGTTTTCTTGTTAACCGGGAAGAAAAACCTGTTGGTATGATGACCTTACATCGTATAAAAGAAGTACCGCGAGCAGAATGGCCGATCACGCATGCCAGCCAGGTAATGCTACCTTTGGAACAGCTTAAACGTACAACCCCGGAAACGGAACTATGGGCTGCACTTAAACAGATGGATCGTGATGGTGTCAATCAGTTACCTGTCATGCAGGAAAACCAGGTCGTCGGTATGTTGAGCCGAGATGATGTCATTACTTTTTTACGTACAGTGCAGGAGTTGGGTATCTAA
- a CDS encoding OmpA family protein gives MVQLQRYINTTFIVAIFCFSVLFIAIAYGQDPIKIRPQQQAPLAFVGENEVKTALFQDAKSAMEAAKKVQANHLAPKNFGDGMKHFNAAEVDFNNGKDLEDIRNNLVKSNTYFQKAIDATKLAEVTFPNSMKARQDAQITESANYSPELWKDAEKKFKEAAINLEDGDLNNAKKKADEAETLYRQAELAAIKSNYLEGTKALLKQADDLDVKNHAPKTLLMSQQLVKQAEKELNDNRYDTDVARSLARQANYQVKHAIYLSNAIQQMKDKDQTWEDLMLAAEKPLEQIAERINLVAEFDAGLGNTTNEIVSTVMLYQNNLETLDQNAVWYQQENDLKEARIVELESQLGNQVKEKSDLALQIANQAKTRELFTGMENSFNRDEAKVLRQGDDIIIRLLGLDFPIAKATIEQKSFALLTKVRNAINAFPDSRITVLGFTDSYGGDAQNLQLSRERAEAVKQYLLANTNPNTVLIDVIGYGESKPISSNETAVGRSENRRVEVVIHPVKAIEVF, from the coding sequence ATGGTTCAGCTACAAAGATATATCAATACCACTTTCATAGTCGCAATATTTTGCTTCTCGGTGCTTTTTATAGCAATCGCATATGGGCAAGACCCAATTAAAATTCGTCCGCAACAACAGGCACCACTAGCTTTTGTTGGGGAAAACGAGGTGAAAACAGCGCTTTTTCAGGATGCTAAATCAGCAATGGAGGCTGCCAAAAAAGTGCAGGCAAATCATTTGGCGCCAAAAAATTTTGGCGATGGAATGAAGCACTTTAATGCGGCTGAAGTTGATTTTAACAATGGTAAAGATTTGGAAGACATTCGCAACAATCTTGTAAAATCGAATACTTATTTTCAAAAAGCGATAGATGCGACAAAACTCGCTGAAGTTACTTTCCCAAACTCGATGAAAGCAAGGCAAGATGCGCAAATCACTGAATCAGCAAACTACTCACCTGAATTATGGAAAGATGCCGAGAAAAAATTTAAAGAAGCTGCTATTAATCTTGAAGACGGCGACCTGAATAATGCCAAAAAGAAAGCCGATGAAGCCGAAACGTTATACCGTCAGGCCGAACTTGCTGCAATCAAATCAAATTATCTGGAAGGAACAAAAGCGCTTCTCAAGCAGGCAGATGATCTTGATGTGAAAAATCATGCGCCCAAAACATTGCTCATGTCCCAACAATTGGTTAAGCAAGCTGAAAAAGAACTTAATGACAACCGATACGATACCGATGTCGCACGTAGTTTAGCCCGGCAAGCGAATTATCAGGTGAAACATGCCATTTATTTGTCGAATGCCATTCAACAAATGAAGGACAAAGATCAAACCTGGGAAGACCTGATGTTAGCGGCTGAGAAACCGTTGGAACAGATTGCTGAAAGAATAAATCTGGTTGCTGAATTCGATGCCGGTTTGGGAAACACCACCAACGAAATCGTCTCAACTGTTATGCTTTATCAGAACAATTTGGAAACGTTAGATCAAAATGCTGTTTGGTATCAACAGGAAAACGATTTGAAAGAGGCGCGGATTGTTGAATTGGAGTCGCAACTTGGGAATCAGGTGAAGGAAAAATCTGATTTGGCGCTGCAAATTGCCAATCAGGCAAAAACGAGGGAATTATTTACCGGTATGGAAAATTCATTCAATCGGGATGAAGCCAAAGTACTCAGGCAAGGTGATGATATCATTATCCGCTTGTTAGGATTGGATTTTCCTATTGCAAAAGCAACAATTGAACAAAAATCTTTTGCTCTATTAACCAAAGTACGTAATGCCATCAATGCATTCCCGGATAGCAGGATAACTGTTCTGGGCTTCACCGATTCGTACGGTGGTGATGCACAAAATCTGCAATTGTCAAGAGAGCGCGCCGAAGCTGTAAAACAATATCTATTGGCGAATACCAATCCCAATACAGTTCTAATTGATGTAATTGGTTACGGCGAAAGTAAGCCGATCTCCAGTAACGAGACTGCAGTTGGGCGTTCTGAAAATCGTCGTGTTGAAGTGGTTATACATCCTGTGAAGGCAATCGAAGTTTTTTGA
- a CDS encoding HEAT repeat domain-containing protein, with product MDQSLETLIKDLNCNDGVQRKNAREAIVKTGKPAVPYLVKILSDSNDRVRWEACKALGSIKDPVAAIPLTKALGDKVSEVRWLAAEALITIDSAAIVPVLEALISQIDSHDLRQGAHHVLNALAKKDLLDKATIDVLDKLSNTEPNSSVYLATQTALNAIKKTKK from the coding sequence ATGGATCAATCACTCGAAACATTAATCAAAGATTTGAATTGCAACGACGGTGTCCAGCGGAAAAATGCACGAGAGGCTATTGTCAAAACCGGAAAACCGGCTGTTCCATACTTGGTTAAAATATTATCTGATTCAAACGACCGCGTGCGATGGGAAGCCTGTAAAGCACTTGGGAGTATTAAAGACCCTGTCGCTGCAATTCCGTTAACTAAAGCACTGGGAGATAAAGTTTCAGAAGTCCGTTGGCTGGCTGCCGAAGCGCTGATTACAATCGATTCAGCAGCAATTGTTCCTGTTCTGGAAGCCCTGATTTCGCAAATTGATTCCCATGATTTGCGACAAGGTGCCCATCACGTTTTGAACGCTTTGGCAAAAAAAGATTTGTTAGATAAAGCAACTATTGATGTGTTGGATAAATTAAGTAATACAGAGCCGAATTCTTCAGTTTATCTGGCAACCCAAACAGCACTAAATGCCATTAAAAAAACGAAGAAATAG
- a CDS encoding KH domain-containing protein translates to MKDLLENLVKQIVDKPEDVSINVINGHGTIVFELRVNQCDTGKVIGRNGQTAKSLRILLAAIAAKHHQRSYLEILEPLAEEKTQPYEVPVRKNARKLIYKSLIKSESRWADDGGNNLQTFHLNNKYFVREDEI, encoded by the coding sequence ATGAAAGATTTACTTGAGAATCTGGTAAAGCAAATTGTTGACAAGCCTGAGGATGTTTCAATAAATGTTATAAATGGCCACGGAACAATTGTTTTTGAACTAAGGGTTAATCAATGTGATACGGGGAAGGTTATCGGTCGAAACGGACAGACTGCCAAATCTCTGCGTATTCTTTTGGCCGCTATTGCAGCAAAGCATCATCAACGATCTTATTTGGAAATTTTAGAACCGTTGGCTGAAGAAAAAACACAGCCATATGAAGTACCCGTCAGAAAAAACGCCCGAAAACTGATTTATAAATCTCTCATTAAATCTGAAAGCCGGTGGGCAGATGATGGCGGAAATAATTTGCAAACGTTTCATCTTAACAATAAATATTTTGTTCGAGAAGATGAAATCTAA